The following is a genomic window from uncultured Propionivibrio sp..
CGACGACGAGGCCGCAGACTTCGAGCAGGAATTTGGTGATTTCGAGGTTGACGGGGATGTCGTCGACAACGAGTACGCGGCGACCGGTGTGGCGCTGCTGGATCAGTTGTTCGGCGTTGATCGTGTCGGCCGCGTTGCGTGGCGCCGGTGTCGCGGCGGCACCTTTCTTCAGTCGGACGCTGAACCAGAACGTACTGCCGACGCCGATCGTGCTCTCGACGCCGGCTTCGCCACCCATCATTTCGGCGAGTCGGCGCGTGATGGCGAGGCCGAGGCCGGTGCCGCCGTAGCAGCGTGTGGTGCTCTTGTCCGCCTGCTCGAAAGCGCCGAAAAGCCGCGGCAGGACGTTGGCATCAATGCCGATGCCGGTGTCGATAACCTCGAAACGTATCATGACATTGTCGCTGTCCTCGCTCTGAAGGCGGGTGCGGAGGGTTACCGAGCCGTGCTCGGTGAACTTGATGGCGTTGGTTGCGTAGTTGAGCAGGGCCTGGCGCAGGCGCGTCGGATCCCCGGCGAGTCGCGCCGGAAACTCGCCGGTGTCGAAGATCAGCGTCAGGTTCTTGCGCCGGGCGCGATCGGCGAGCAGCGCGCGGACATCGCTGACGATGCTGTCGATGTTGATCGGGATTTCCTCGAGCGCGAGCTTGCCGGCCTCGATTTTCGACAGGTCGAGGATGTCGTTGATGAGTCCGAGCAGGTGATTGGCTGCCGTGTCGATCTTGTTGATCCGGTCGGCCTGGGTGGCGTTGATGCCTTCGCGCCGCAGTACCGAGACCATGCCGAGAATGGCGTTCATCGGCGTGCGGATCTCGTGGCTCATGTTGGCGAGGAACAGGCTCTTTTCGAGGTTGGCGGCTTCGGCCTGGACCTTGGCCTCGGTCAGCTGGTGGGTGCGCTCCTCGACGAGGTGTTCAAGGTGGTGGCGGTATTGCGTGAGTTCCTGCTCGGTGCGTCGCCGCTCGGTGACGTCGCGCGCCGAACCGACGGTGCCGATGCAGTTGCCCTCGTTGTCGATGAACGGCGCCTTGTAGACTTCGAGGTGCGCCGGGCGGCCGTGCAGGACGCCGCTTTCCTCGTAGATTGAGAGCCGGCCCCGGGCGAGCGTTTCCGTATCGCTCTTGGTACAGGTGTCGCCGAAATTGAACCAGTCCTGTCGGTCGGGATGCGCGGCGCGTGCGCGCTCGGCGAAATAGGCCGTGGTCTTGCCGACGGGGTCTTCGCCCGCGTGGGCGCCGAGCCGCAGCCGGGTGTTGGCCTCGTTGGAGAAGATGTAGCGTCCGTCGAGATCCTTGGCCCAGATCATGTCCGGCACGATGTCGCACATGCGGCGGAGCAGCATGGCGAGATCGGTGGCCGCCTGTTCGCTGCGCTGCAGTTCGTCTTCCATCGTCTTGCGCGCGCTGATGTCGCGGATGCGTGCAATCGTCTGCGCTTCGCCGTTGGCGTTGGCAAATATCGTTGATTCGTATTCGGCGATGAAGACGCTGCCATCCTTGCGCGTGAAGCGTGCTTCGCCGCTGAATCTGCCGTCGCGCTGGCGTCTGGCCAGTATTTCGGCGGCGTGCGGATCGGCGTCGTCGAATATCGACTGGCGGCCGAGTGTGCGAAATTCCATCAGGCTGTAGCCGAACAGTTCGCAGGCGGCCGGGTTGGCAAACAGGATCCTGCCGTCGAGGGTGCCAAAGAAAATGGCGTCGCCGGCGAGTTCAAAGGTCAGCCGGAAATGCTCTTCGCTTTCGCGCAGTTCGCGTTTGCGCCGGGCCAGGGTTTCGAGCAACTGGTTGAAGCCGATGACCATCTGCCCGATCTCGTCCCGTCGACCGACCGGCAAGAACTGTGTCGGCTGTTCTCCTTGCGCCATGGCGGCCAGCCTTCGTGCCGTCCTGGCCATCGGCGAGAGCTGTCGCCGAAGGCCCCACCAGATCACGAATCCGGCCAGCAGAGTCAACAGCGCGGAGGTGATCAGCATGCGCTGTTCGGTCTGGCGGATCGGGGCGAAGGCCTCCGCCACCGGCAGGCTGACCGCGACGCCCCAGTCGATGCCGGGAATCCGTTTGTACGAGGTCATTTCCTTCTGGCCGCCGACCTGTTCCAGCAGGACGGTCCCTTCGCTCCCGCCGTGCTGACTGGCGAGGACGCGCTTGACGGTGGGCGGGTCGAGCCTTTCGAGAATGCGATTGTGGTCGGAAGCGGTGACGATGAGCCCTTCCTTCTCGGCGATGAGCATATAGCCGCCACTGTCGCCATAGCGGCCGGTCGCCAGACGGTCGAGAAAATTCGGACGGTCGAGGTTGCTGATGCCCGACACCGCGCCGATCACCGTGCCGAGGTGGTCACGGATCGGCGCGGCGATGACGACCAGCGGGGCATGCGTCGTCTTGCCGCGGTCCGGTTTGCCGATGGTCGTGGCGCCGTCGTTGAGCGCGCCGGCGAGGTAGTCGCGGTCACGGAAATTGACGCCGATCCGTTCCGGCCGGTGGGGCAGGGTGGCGACCGCTGTGCCGTCGCGGCGATAGACGATGAGTCCGTCGTTGAACATCCGGCCGGTGGTGAGGTGGCGTTGCAGGATTGCCTGCACGGCTCCGGGTTGGGTCAGCGCGGCTGGCGCGATATCGGCGGCGAGTTGTTCAAGGTTGCCGCGCCGCATCTCCATCTGTTCCTGGATGTCGGCGGCCATGTAGCTGGCGGTGGAATATTGCTGCTGTCCGAGCAGCCGTTCCATGTCGCCCTGCAGGACGCTGGTCGCACGCCACGAGAGCAGGCACATGCCGGTCAGGAAGAGGGCCAGCGCGGTGGCGGTGGCGCGGGTTTTCAGGGAGAACTCTTTCCGGATAAAAGGCATGGGCACGCGGCTGAAATATTTTTTTTGTTGAAATTTACAAGTAAACAAGAATTTGTCTCATTTTAGCATGATGCCTCCCGGGGTTGCGGCGGGCGGGCGCCGGCAGCAGGGCGCTACAATACCGTGCGCGGCCCGACGTTCGTGGCGCCTTTTTTCGGGATTGCTTTTCCATGCCTGCCGCCTCGGTATTTCTTTTTTTCTCTGCCGCGCTCTGTGCCGGATTGCTGGCCCATGCGCGGCGTCAGCGTCGCGACGCCTTCAGCCGCTATTTCGTCGGTCTGATGACGGCATCGATTCTCTACGCGCTCGGGTATGGCGCGGAATTGATGGCGCCGGATGTGCAGCACATCGTCTGGGCGCTGCGGGTTCAGTATCTTGGCATTCCGTTCATCGCCCTGGCCTGGGTCGGCATGGCCTGGGCGTATCTCGATTCGCGCGGACTGCCGCGTCCGTTACAGATCGTGCTCGGCGGTGTCGGTGTCGCCGTATTGCTGGCTTTCCAGAGTAATGACATGCACCGGCTGTTTTACGTGTCGCTCGATGCTGTCCGGGTTGGTGGCATGTCGATCGCGCTTGCCGTCAAAGGCCCTCTGTACTGGGCTCATATCGCTTTCCTGAATCTGGCGATTGCCTTTGGCGTTCTGCTCTTTTTCCGTGCCTGGCGTCAGTCGATGCGGATCTATCGCGCGCAGTCCTTGTGCTTGCTTCTCGGGTCTGCTTTTCCATGGCTCTTCCATCTTGTCTATCTGATGGGCGGTTCGCCGTACGGCATTGACCTGAGCCCCTTCGGTCTGGCGGCCTCGGGCCTGTTTTTCGGGGTTGCGGCGTTTCGCCACGGGATTCTGGAAATCTTGCCGATCGCTCGTGATCTCGTCTTTGACGGGATTTCCGAAGGGGTCATCATTCTTGACGATGCCCGGCGCGTCAGTGATTTCAATCGGGCCGCGGTGGGGTTCGTCCGTGGTCTTGGTCCGGCCGCGGTCGGGCGTCCGCTCGATGCGATCGACGGTGGCGGCGAAGTCGTCGCGGCCTTGCAAGGCGCGCAGTCGCCGTCGCCAGATTCGGGCACGGGGCCGCTGGTGGCAGAAATGAGCGGATGTGACGATGGCATCGAGCGTCATTACGAATTGCGGTTGTCACCGCTTGTTGACCGTGATGGCGTCATACAGTGCCAGTCCCTGATGCTGATGGACGTCACCGAAAAGCATCAATTATTGGCCCAGTTGCATGCGTTGGCGACCACCGATTCGCTGACCGGTCTCTACAACCGCCGGCAGATCGAGCAGGAGGCCGTCCGGCTCTTCTTGCTGGCGGAACGCGGTGCGATGCCGCTGTCGATTGCGGTCATCGACGTCGATTGTTTCAAGGCGATCAACGACCAGCAGGGGCATGCCGCTGGCGATGCAACGTTGCGCCGGATTGCCGAGGTGCTGAAAGCGCGCCTGCGCGCCTCGGATGTCGTCGGGCGGATTGGCGGCGATGAATTTGTTGCCGTGCTGCCCGGTACCGGCGCGGCGGCGGCCGGTGCCCTGATGCGGGAGGTGAGTGCGCGCTGTCGGGCCGAATGCGGAGCGTCGCTCAGCGTCGGGGTGGCCGAGCGACACGCGGGGATGGCGTGCTTCGAGGCGCTGGCGGCGGAGGGCGATGACCTGTTGTATCGGGCCAAGCAAGCCGGCCGGGATTGCGTGATGGTGGAGGGCGAGGGAATTCATCATTCGCCGCAACCGGAGCTTTGTTGAGAATACCTGCCGGAGCGTTTGGGCAGTTCCGTCGATGGCACGCCGTTTTTACACCTTTTTTATACCTCAGGTCGGACAATGCATCCGGAAGTCACGAGGAAACAGCCATGCCCCAAGTCCCTGAACGATCTCGCCCCCTGCAGGAATGGCAGCGCGTTGCCCTGGCCGTGGCGGCCTGCGCGCTGGTGACGGTGCTGAGCATGCCGCTCGCAGATCTGCTGGCGCTGGCCAACATCGTCATGCTCTTCCTGCTGACGGTGCTGCTGGTTGCCGTCTGGCTGGGGCTGTCGGCGGCGCTCGTCGCGGCCTTTCTCAGCGTCGCGCTGTTCGACTTTTTCTTTGTGCCGCCGCGCTTCTCGTTCGAGGTCAGCGACGGCCAGTATCTCGTGACCTTTGCCGTGATGCTGGTGGTGGCGGTCGTGACCAGTACGCTGGCGGCAAATCTGCGCCGCAACGCGCTGGCCTCGGCGCTCGAGGCGCGTCGGGCCCGGGCGCTCTACGAAATGGCGCGCGAGCTGTCCGGCGCCCTGACGATGGCGCAGGTGGCCGAGATCACACGCGTTTTCCTGCGCAACGTCATGAACGCCGAGGGCGACGTGTTGCTCTACGACGCCAAAACCGGCTTTCGTTCGAGTGGCGACACCGCGCCGCCGAACTTGCGCATCGAACCGGCGCTGGCGCTTGTCGCTTTCGAAGGCGGCGAACCCGTGCGTTGCGATCCGCTCGCCGGGTCAGGCAGCGCCGCGCTGTATCTGCCGCTGAAGGCGCCGATGCGCATGCGCGGCGTCATCGCCGTCGCGCCGCTCGAAAATTCCGCCGCCGAGCTGACCGACATGCAGGCGCAGCAGGAGCGGCTCGGGACAATGGCCTCGCTGGTCGCGATCGCCATCGAGCGCGTACATTACGTCGAGGTCGCCCAGCGCTCGCAGGTCGATATCGTCTCCGAGCGCCTGCGCAGTTCGATCCTGTCCGCCCTGTCGCACGACCTGCGCACGCCGCTGACGGCGCTTGTCGGTCTTGCCGATTCGCTGGTCGAGTACCGTCCCCCATTGGCGACGCCGGCGCGCGAGACGGCGATGGCGATCCGCGACCAGTCCGAATATCTCGCCGGCCTGGTCACGAATCTGCTCGATATGGCGCGCCTGCACGCCGGCAAGGTGACCTTGCGCAAGGAGTGGCAGCCGATCGACGAGGTCATCGGGTCGAGCATCAAGCTGCTCGGTCGCGCGCTCGCCGGCCATGCTGTTCGCGTACGTCGGGGATGCGATCTTCCGCTTGTCGAATTCGATGCGGTGCTGATCGAGCGGGTGCTCTGCAATCTCCTCGAAAACGCCGCGAAGTATTCGCCGCCGGGCCAGGACATTGGTATCGAAGTGGCGTTGCAGGGCGATTTTCTTGCGGTGTCGGTCGTCGATCACGGACCCGGTTTTCCCGGCGATGCCGGCGATTCGATCTTCGAGATGTTCGTGCGCGGCGAGCATCAATCGACGCGTGCCGGCGTCGGTCTTGGCCTCGCGATCTGCCGCGCCATTGTCGAGGCTCATGCTGGCAGCATCGAGGCGGCGAACCGGCCGGAAGGCGGCGGCTGCGTCCGTTTCCTGTTGCCGCTGGGAACGCCGCCGGCGCTTGACGAGGAGCTCGCCGGCCTGGAGGAAGCGCCATGACAACGGGAAGGTCGACGGTGCTGGTGGTCGAGGACGAGAAGCTGATCCGCCGCTTCCTGCGTTCGGCGCTCGAAGAAGAAGGCTGTGCCGTGTGCGAGGCCGAGGGTGTCGGGCGCGGTCTGACCGAGGCTGGCGCCTGCAAACCGGCGTTGGTGGTGCTCGATCTGGGGCTGCCCGATGGCGACGGCGTCGATTTCATCCACGATTTCCGCGCCTGGTCGGAGGCGCCGATCCTGGTGCTGTCGGCGCGCTCGAACGAACAGGACAAGGTGCGGGCGCTCGACGCCGGCGCCGATGACTATCTCACCAAGCCCTTCGGTGTCGGTGAACTGCGGGCCCGGGCGCGCGCACTGTTGCGGCGGCACGGACGGCATGGCGATGCGGTGGACCCGGTGGTCGAATTCGGCGGCGTCCGCGTCGATCTGTCGCAGCGCAGCGTGCTGAGAAACGGCGAGCCCGTCCATCTCACGCCGATCGAATATCGCCTGTTGCGCGTGCTGCTCGCCAACAGCGGCAAGGTCATGACGCAGCGCCATCTGTTGCGCGAAGTCTGGGGGGGCGACCGGGTCGAACACAGCCCCTACCTGCGTGTCTACGTCGGACACCTGCGCCAGAAACTCGAAGACGACCCGACGCAGCCGACCTATCTGCTCACCGAGACCGGCGTCGGTTATCGCTTCCAGCCGCCGTTGGCGCCGCCGGATATCTCGTAACCCAATTGCATCTTTCCAGGAACGTTCAATGAATCAGCCCGCATCGTCCGGCAGGACGAGATTCGCTTCGCTCGCAGTGGCAGCGCTCGGCGTCGTCTATGGCGACATCGGTACCAGCCCCCTGTACGCGCTCAAGGAAGTCTTCGGCAACGCGCACCATCCGGTACCGATCACCCCGGACAATGTCCTTGGCATTCTCTCTCTGGTGACATGGGCGCTGATGCTCGTCATTACCGGCAAGTATGTGTCCTTCGTCATGCGCGCCGACAACCGCGGCGAAGGCGGTATCATGGCCTTGATGGCCCTGGCCCTGCGCGACCTGCCGGCCGGCAGGGGGCGCAATATCCTGGTGATGCTCGGCCTGTTCGGCGCCGCGCTTTTCTACGGCGATGGCGTCATCACGCCGGCGGTGTCGGTGCTGTCGGCGGTCGAAGGGCTGGAGATCGTGACGCCGGCGTTCAAGCCGTACGTCATTCCGATCGCGCTCGTCGTGCTGGTTTTCCTCTTCCTGCTGCAACGCCACGGTACGGCGAGCGTCGGCAAGCTCTTCGGGCCGGTGATGATGCTCTGGTTCGCCGTCCTCTGCGCACTCGGCCTGGGCTCGATCGCGAACGAACCGGGGGTGCTGCGCGCGCTCAATCCGGCATGGGGCGCCGCGTTCCTTGCGGCGCATCCGGCGCTCGGTTTCTTTTCGCTCGGCGCCGTCGTCCTCGTGCTGACCGGCGGCGAAGCGCTCTACGCCGATATGGGACACTTTGGCCGTCATCCGATCCAGGTTGTCTGGTGCGGACTGGTGCTGCCGGCGTTGCTCGTCAATTATTACGGGCAGGGCGCGCTGCTGCTTGCCGATCCTTCCGCCATCGAAAACCCCTTCTACCTGCTGGCGCCGACGTGGGCGACCCTGCCGCTGGTCCTGCTGTCGACGGCGGCGACGATCATCGCGTCGCAGGCGGTGATTTCCGGCGCCTTCTCGATGACCTTGCAGGCCATGCAACTCGGGTATTCGCCGCGCTTTGAAGTCCGTCATACCTCGGAGCGCGAGATCGGGCAGATTTACCTGCCGGCGATCAACTGGCTGCTGCTCGTCGCCGTCATCGCGCTGGTCATCGGTTTCGGCTCGTCGAGTAATCTGGCGGCGGCGTACGGCATCGCGGTCACCGGCACGATGCTGATCACCAACGTGCTGGCCTTCGTCGTCGCACGCCGTCAGTGGGGCTGGTCGCGCGCCCCGGCGCTCGCCTGTATCGTGCCTTTCGTCCTCATCGACATCGCCTTCTTCTCGGCCAATTCGACCAAGATCTTCGACGGCGGCTGGTTCCCGCTGGCCTTCGGCGCGCTGGTGTTCACGGTGTTGACGACCTGGAAGCGCGGACGCGAAGTGTTGCACGATAAGCTCGGTCAGGATGCCATCGAACTGGTCCCGTTCATCCAGAGCTTGGCGCTTGGTGGCGCCACGCGTGTGCCGGGCACCGCCGTCTTTCTGACCGGCCGGCCGCAGGGTGTGCCGCGCTCGCTGCTGCACAGCCTCAAACATTACAAGGTGCTGCACGAACGCATGGTGCTGGTGACGATCCGCATCTTCGACGTGCCGCATGTGCCGGAGATCGACCGGGTCGAAGTGAAATCGCTCGAACAGGATTTCTGGCTGGTCACCGTCCAGTACGGCTTCAAGGACGATCCCGATCTGCCCGAGGCGCTGACCCATTGCGCCGCCGTCGGCCTCGAGTTCGACATGATGGATACCTCGTTCTTCCTCGGTCGCGAGACGTTGATCCCGCGCTTCGGCGAAGAAATGGCGTACTGGCGCGTGCTCCTTTTCGCCGCCATGTTCCGCAATGCCACGAGCATCACGGCATTTTTCCGCGTGCCGTCGAACCGTGTCGTCGAGCTCGGATCGCAGGTGGTGCTCTAGCGCCGTGTTTTGCCAGGCGTAGAATAGGCGCCCCGGCGATTTTCACGCCGGGTCTTGCCGACGCCGATGATCGTTTATTTTCCGCCACTGCATGCGTGCCATGCCCCCGCTTGCGAAATTTTTCGCGGCGAACGCGTGCCCTGCTTCGAGACGCCGGAGCGTGCCGCCATCGTTCATGACGCACTGCGCCGGCGGGGCGACGAACTGCGTGTCCCCGACCGCGACAGCACGTCGTATCTTGGCCGTGTGCATGCGCCGGCCTACCTCGCCTTTCTCGAAACCGCCTGGGCGCGCTGGTTGTCGCTCGACACCGCCAATGCCGAGCGGCAACCGTTTCCGTCGGTGTGGCCGGTGCGGACGCTGCGTGCCGACGTCGAGCCGGATAATTTCATCGCTCAGCTCGGTTTGTATTCCTTCGACAACGGCACGCCGATCAGCGCCGGCACCTGGCGGGCCGCCAAGCAGGCGGCCGACGCGGCGGTCAGCGCGGTGGCCCGTCTCGGGGCGGGCGAGGCCGGCGTGTTCAGCGCCGGACGGCCGCCCGGACATCATGCCGGACGCGATTTCATGGGCGGCTACTGTTTCCTCAACCACGCGGCCGTCGCCGCCGAAGCCCTGCGCGATACCGGTTGTCGGCGCGTCGCCATTCTCGATGTCGATTATCACCACGGCAACGGCACGCAGAGCCTGTTCTACGATCGTGCCGACGTGCTTTTCGTTTCGATTCACGGCGATCCGCGCAGCGAGTATCCTTTCTATCTCGGTCACGCCGACGAGATCGGTGTCGGTGCCGGGGCCGGTTTCAATCTCAATCTGCCGTTGCCGGCAGGAAGTTCAGTCGCGGACTGGTTTTCCGCGCTGGATACGGCGCTGGCCCGCATTGCCGCGTTCCGGCCCGAGGCGCTGGTCGTTTCGCTTGGTCTCGATACCTACGCCGGCGATCCGATCTCGCGCTTTGCGCTGCAATCGGAGGATTTTCGCCGTCTGGGCCGGTGCCTGCGGCATCAGCGCCTGCCGACGGCGTTTATTCTCGAAGGCGGCTACGCCGTCGCCGCGCTTGGCGCCAATGCCGCCAGCGTCATCGACGGCTTCGAAGAACCCGTTTCCGGAGGACGGCCATGACCCTGGTCGAACGTGTCGCAGCCCGTATCGAAAGTCGATTTGCCGGCGAGGGGTCCGGACACGACTGGCATCACATTCGCCGCGTCTGGCGGCTGGCGCAGGCGCTGGCGCGCGAAGAGGGCGCCAATGTCGACATCGCTGAACTCGGCGCGCTCGTCCACGACATCGCCGACTGGAAATTTCACGGCGGGGATGAATCGGTCGGTCCGCGCGAGGCCGAACGCCTGCTACGCGAGGAAGGCGCGTCCGAAGCGGTGATTGCGCCGGTGGTCGATATCGTCGCGACGATCTCTTTCAAAGGCGCCGGCGTGGCAACACCGATGCGCTCGCTCGAAGGCGCCTGCGTTCAGGACGCCGATCGGCTCGATGCGCTCGGCGCCATCGGCATCGCCCGCTGTTTCGCCTATGGCGGCCACGCCGGACGGCCGCTCCACGATCCCGCGGTGCCGCCGGTACAGCACGCCACGGCACAGGCCTACAAGAGCGCGAAAGGCACGAGTCTCAATCACTTCCACGAAAAGCTGTTCCTCCTCAAGGACCGGATGAATACCGCGAGCGGTCGTCGTCTGGCCGAGGCGCGACATGCCTACATGGCCGATTTCGTCGCGCGCTTTCTGCAGGAGTGGGAGAGCGACCTCGGGATCAACGAGTGTGGCGAGTGAACTCGGAAATGAGCCAAAAAAAATCCCGCACCGGTGAGGCACGGGATGTAAA
Proteins encoded in this region:
- a CDS encoding PAS domain S-box protein, which encodes MPFIRKEFSLKTRATATALALFLTGMCLLSWRATSVLQGDMERLLGQQQYSTASYMAADIQEQMEMRRGNLEQLAADIAPAALTQPGAVQAILQRHLTTGRMFNDGLIVYRRDGTAVATLPHRPERIGVNFRDRDYLAGALNDGATTIGKPDRGKTTHAPLVVIAAPIRDHLGTVIGAVSGISNLDRPNFLDRLATGRYGDSGGYMLIAEKEGLIVTASDHNRILERLDPPTVKRVLASQHGGSEGTVLLEQVGGQKEMTSYKRIPGIDWGVAVSLPVAEAFAPIRQTEQRMLITSALLTLLAGFVIWWGLRRQLSPMARTARRLAAMAQGEQPTQFLPVGRRDEIGQMVIGFNQLLETLARRKRELRESEEHFRLTFELAGDAIFFGTLDGRILFANPAACELFGYSLMEFRTLGRQSIFDDADPHAAEILARRQRDGRFSGEARFTRKDGSVFIAEYESTIFANANGEAQTIARIRDISARKTMEDELQRSEQAATDLAMLLRRMCDIVPDMIWAKDLDGRYIFSNEANTRLRLGAHAGEDPVGKTTAYFAERARAAHPDRQDWFNFGDTCTKSDTETLARGRLSIYEESGVLHGRPAHLEVYKAPFIDNEGNCIGTVGSARDVTERRRTEQELTQYRHHLEHLVEERTHQLTEAKVQAEAANLEKSLFLANMSHEIRTPMNAILGMVSVLRREGINATQADRINKIDTAANHLLGLINDILDLSKIEAGKLALEEIPINIDSIVSDVRALLADRARRKNLTLIFDTGEFPARLAGDPTRLRQALLNYATNAIKFTEHGSVTLRTRLQSEDSDNVMIRFEVIDTGIGIDANVLPRLFGAFEQADKSTTRCYGGTGLGLAITRRLAEMMGGEAGVESTIGVGSTFWFSVRLKKGAAATPAPRNAADTINAEQLIQQRHTGRRVLVVDDIPVNLEITKFLLEVCGLVVDTAENGQQAIEAARRQTYALVLMDVQMPVMGGLDAAPLLRAEPGYARRPIVALTASALSEEQQECLDAGMNDCIVKPFSPDELYVNVLKWLDFDER
- a CDS encoding histidine kinase N-terminal 7TM domain-containing protein, whose protein sequence is MPAASVFLFFSAALCAGLLAHARRQRRDAFSRYFVGLMTASILYALGYGAELMAPDVQHIVWALRVQYLGIPFIALAWVGMAWAYLDSRGLPRPLQIVLGGVGVAVLLAFQSNDMHRLFYVSLDAVRVGGMSIALAVKGPLYWAHIAFLNLAIAFGVLLFFRAWRQSMRIYRAQSLCLLLGSAFPWLFHLVYLMGGSPYGIDLSPFGLAASGLFFGVAAFRHGILEILPIARDLVFDGISEGVIILDDARRVSDFNRAAVGFVRGLGPAAVGRPLDAIDGGGEVVAALQGAQSPSPDSGTGPLVAEMSGCDDGIERHYELRLSPLVDRDGVIQCQSLMLMDVTEKHQLLAQLHALATTDSLTGLYNRRQIEQEAVRLFLLAERGAMPLSIAVIDVDCFKAINDQQGHAAGDATLRRIAEVLKARLRASDVVGRIGGDEFVAVLPGTGAAAAGALMREVSARCRAECGASLSVGVAERHAGMACFEALAAEGDDLLYRAKQAGRDCVMVEGEGIHHSPQPELC
- a CDS encoding DUF4118 domain-containing protein, with translation MPQVPERSRPLQEWQRVALAVAACALVTVLSMPLADLLALANIVMLFLLTVLLVAVWLGLSAALVAAFLSVALFDFFFVPPRFSFEVSDGQYLVTFAVMLVVAVVTSTLAANLRRNALASALEARRARALYEMARELSGALTMAQVAEITRVFLRNVMNAEGDVLLYDAKTGFRSSGDTAPPNLRIEPALALVAFEGGEPVRCDPLAGSGSAALYLPLKAPMRMRGVIAVAPLENSAAELTDMQAQQERLGTMASLVAIAIERVHYVEVAQRSQVDIVSERLRSSILSALSHDLRTPLTALVGLADSLVEYRPPLATPARETAMAIRDQSEYLAGLVTNLLDMARLHAGKVTLRKEWQPIDEVIGSSIKLLGRALAGHAVRVRRGCDLPLVEFDAVLIERVLCNLLENAAKYSPPGQDIGIEVALQGDFLAVSVVDHGPGFPGDAGDSIFEMFVRGEHQSTRAGVGLGLAICRAIVEAHAGSIEAANRPEGGGCVRFLLPLGTPPALDEELAGLEEAP
- the kdpE gene encoding two-component system response regulator KdpE; this translates as MTTGRSTVLVVEDEKLIRRFLRSALEEEGCAVCEAEGVGRGLTEAGACKPALVVLDLGLPDGDGVDFIHDFRAWSEAPILVLSARSNEQDKVRALDAGADDYLTKPFGVGELRARARALLRRHGRHGDAVDPVVEFGGVRVDLSQRSVLRNGEPVHLTPIEYRLLRVLLANSGKVMTQRHLLREVWGGDRVEHSPYLRVYVGHLRQKLEDDPTQPTYLLTETGVGYRFQPPLAPPDIS
- a CDS encoding potassium transporter Kup, whose product is MNQPASSGRTRFASLAVAALGVVYGDIGTSPLYALKEVFGNAHHPVPITPDNVLGILSLVTWALMLVITGKYVSFVMRADNRGEGGIMALMALALRDLPAGRGRNILVMLGLFGAALFYGDGVITPAVSVLSAVEGLEIVTPAFKPYVIPIALVVLVFLFLLQRHGTASVGKLFGPVMMLWFAVLCALGLGSIANEPGVLRALNPAWGAAFLAAHPALGFFSLGAVVLVLTGGEALYADMGHFGRHPIQVVWCGLVLPALLVNYYGQGALLLADPSAIENPFYLLAPTWATLPLVLLSTAATIIASQAVISGAFSMTLQAMQLGYSPRFEVRHTSEREIGQIYLPAINWLLLVAVIALVIGFGSSSNLAAAYGIAVTGTMLITNVLAFVVARRQWGWSRAPALACIVPFVLIDIAFFSANSTKIFDGGWFPLAFGALVFTVLTTWKRGREVLHDKLGQDAIELVPFIQSLALGGATRVPGTAVFLTGRPQGVPRSLLHSLKHYKVLHERMVLVTIRIFDVPHVPEIDRVEVKSLEQDFWLVTVQYGFKDDPDLPEALTHCAAVGLEFDMMDTSFFLGRETLIPRFGEEMAYWRVLLFAAMFRNATSITAFFRVPSNRVVELGSQVVL
- a CDS encoding histone deacetylase family protein — translated: MPCFETPERAAIVHDALRRRGDELRVPDRDSTSYLGRVHAPAYLAFLETAWARWLSLDTANAERQPFPSVWPVRTLRADVEPDNFIAQLGLYSFDNGTPISAGTWRAAKQAADAAVSAVARLGAGEAGVFSAGRPPGHHAGRDFMGGYCFLNHAAVAAEALRDTGCRRVAILDVDYHHGNGTQSLFYDRADVLFVSIHGDPRSEYPFYLGHADEIGVGAGAGFNLNLPLPAGSSVADWFSALDTALARIAAFRPEALVVSLGLDTYAGDPISRFALQSEDFRRLGRCLRHQRLPTAFILEGGYAVAALGANAASVIDGFEEPVSGGRP
- a CDS encoding HD domain-containing protein, which translates into the protein MTLVERVAARIESRFAGEGSGHDWHHIRRVWRLAQALAREEGANVDIAELGALVHDIADWKFHGGDESVGPREAERLLREEGASEAVIAPVVDIVATISFKGAGVATPMRSLEGACVQDADRLDALGAIGIARCFAYGGHAGRPLHDPAVPPVQHATAQAYKSAKGTSLNHFHEKLFLLKDRMNTASGRRLAEARHAYMADFVARFLQEWESDLGINECGE